The genomic region CGTCGAACAGCCGCGCGTACAGGTCGCGGATCGCGGCCTCAGCGCGCACCGAACCCCGCTGCACGCCGAGCACGATGCGGTCGGGATGCAGGGTGTCGTGCACCGCGAAGCCCTCGCGGAGAAACTCCGGGTTCCAGGCGATCTCGACGTCGACCCCCGCAGGGGCGAGGTCGCGGGCGCGCGTGGACAGTTCGGCGGCGGTGCCAACCGGCACGGTGGACTTTCCGACGATCACCGCGGGGCGGCGCAGCCGCGGCACCAGCGTGTCGATCACGGCGTGCACGTGCCGTAGGTCGGCGCCGTACTCCCCCTTCTTCTGGGGGGTGCCAACGCCAAGGAAGTGCACGTCGGCGAACTCGACAGCGGCGTCGTAGTCGGTGGTGAAGTGCAGGCGACCAGCTTCCAGGTTGTCCCGCAGCATCTTTCGCAGACCGGGCTCATAGAACGGAATGTCGCCGGCAGCCAGCTTGTCGATCTTGCCGGGGTCGATGTCCACACCGATGACCTCATGACCCAACTCGGCCATCCCGGCCGCGTGTGTCGCCCCGAGATAGCCCGTACCGAACACAGTGCATCGCATATGCCCTGGATATGCCGTCGCGATGAGCTAGTTGCTACGCGACACCGAGCAGCAGACCAACGGTGGGTGACTAATCGTGGTCGCTCACCGCGACCAGCGCACTACCCGCAGAAGATCAGGAAGCAGTTCCCGCCACCCGAACCACCCGAGCCGCCCGAACCACCGGAGCCCCGGGATCCACCCGAGTCACGCGATCCCGAACCGGAGTGACCACCCGAACCCGAACCCGAGCCGGGCCATCCACCCGAACCTGAACCCGAACCGGGCCACTGCGGCTCCTGCGGTTGTTGGGTCTGCGGCGGCTGCCAAGGCGGTTGCCACGGCGGCGTCTCGGGCTCGTGCGTCTGCTTCGGCGGCTGCCACGGGGGCTGCCACGGCGGGCGCTGCGGCCAGTCGTCGTCATCGTCATACGGCGGACGCTGCGGCTGCTCCCATGGCGGACGCCACCTCGGCGGCTGCCAGACCGGCGGCTGCCAGATCGGCGCCGGAATGATGACGGGCGCCGGGATGACGGGTGCCGCCGGCGGGGGCGGCGGTGGGGCCGCGGGTGGCGGCGGAGCGGCGGGAACCGGGGCGGGTGCCTGCGGCTGTTCGACGTAGACGGTGCGCGGCGGAGCGGCCGGCGCCTCCTGCACCACCGGCACGGGCGCCTGGATGGTCTGAGCGGGCGGCGGCGCCGGCAGTGGTGCCGGTGCCGCCTCCTTGACCGGAGGCGCGGCGGGCGGCAGCGCGCTCGGAATGATCGCGGCCTGGCCGGGGTCGGGCCGCTGGTCGACGGTGGGGCGAATGTTGACGGCCAGCGTGATCACCAGCGCGACGACACCGAACACGAAGATCGACGTCAACGCGCTGCCGACGAGCAGGAACGGCTTGCGTCCCTCCTCGGCGCGCGGCGAGTCGACGGGTTCGTACGCGTCGACGTCGGGGTCACCGTCGAAGTCGTCGTCGTATGCCGAGTAGGCCATCGCTGCCGCCGCGGCACCGTCGACCGGCGCCATCTGGGTGGCGGCGTTGGCCAGGGCGACGGGCTTGCCTGCCGTCGTCCCGTCGGGGTCGAGTGAGTACGCCAGGCCCGCGGTGGTGGCGTCGAATATCGGGGCGTTGGCCGCGGCGAGGGCGGCCCCACGCGCGAGCGCCAGCCCGGACTCCTCGGGGGCGTTGACGGGAAGCGAGACGAGATCGGCCAGATGGGCCTTGACCGAGGCGATGTCCACGCCCGCGCCGACAACGAACATGCCCTGTGGCGGCGCGTCCTGGGCCTCGACGGCCGAGACCATGTCGGTCAGCACGGCCAGCGCGTCGGTGCTGTGCAGACTGCGGCTCAGGACCTTGACGATCGAACCGTCGTCGCTGCGCACCACCGACAGCGTGGCGGTGTCGCGGTCGATGAAGAGCAGCGCGGTGCGCTCATAGCCGACCGCGCGGCCGGCGGCCTGGGCCAGCGCACCGGCGGCGTGCAGTTCGGAGACCAACATGACGTCGGTGACGCCGCGGGCGGCCAGTCCGTCACGCAGCGCCGCGGCCTCCGTGCGGTCATTCCACGTGACGCCGATCGCCTTGAGAACGTGCCCACCCTCGGTGGCGCTCTCCTGGGTTCCGAGCACTGCGGAGACCAGCTGATCGGTCGCAGTTGAGGTTGCCGAGCCATCGCCACCGGATACTTCGAAGGTGTCGTGGTCGACGATTGCCCCGTCACCCTTTTCGCCTTCGACCAGCACCATCCGGACCGTCTTTGGTGTCAACGACACACCAAGTACGATGTCCACAGACTCCTCCAAAACCTTTGCTGCAGCGTATGTGTCGTCTAGCCCTGTCAGTTCAACGCGAACCGCCGACTAGATGTTTCATCGGCGCGACCAGCGCAGTCGTTACACCTGATGCCATTAGCTGATGAACCCGCGCCGACGGCTCGGTTTCGACCCTACCCGCGTCGTCAGCGGGTGGGTCAACTCAGTTCTCGTCGGCCGATTCAGGGGCAGTTTCGGGGCGCGACGGGCGGGGTCCGAAGTCGCCGAACGGTCCCGGCCGACGCGATGCGAGGTGCCCGTGCACGCCCTCGGCATAGGCGGTCTCGGCGTGCTGGGTGAAATCCACGCCGGTGGTCTCGTCGTCGGCGCTGACCCGGAAGCCGATGACGCGATCGATCGCCTTGGCAATCAGATACGAGACGCCGAACGCGTAGGCGGCGACCACGACGGCGCCCAGGGCCTGCTTGCCCAGCTGGGTGAATCCACCGCCGTAGAACAGGCCCTGCGGACCGCCCGTCATGACCTCGGTGGCCAGCAGGCCGATCAGCAGTACACCGACGACGCCGCCGACGAAGTGCACGCCCACCACGTCGAGCGAGTCGTCGTAGCCGAACCGGAACTTCAGACCGATGGCGAACGAGCAGACGACGCCGGCGGCGAGCCCGACGATCACCGCGCCGAGCGTGCTCACCGTTCCGCACGACGGCGTGATCGCGACCAGGCCGGCCACCACACCCGAGGCGGCGCCGAACGTCGTGGGTCTGCCGTCGCGGATCTGCTCGACCGACAGCCAGCCGAGCATGCCGAGACAGCCCGCGACGAGCGTGTTGAGGAATATCGCGGCGGCGGTGCCGTTGGCCGCCAGGGCCGAGCCGGCGTTGAAGCCGAACCAGCCGAACCACAGCAGGCCGACGCCGAGGAGCACGAACGGCAGGTTGTGCGGTCGCATCGCGTCGGTCTTGAAGCCGATGCGCGGGCCCAGCACCAGGGCAAGCGCCAATGCCGATGCACCGGAGACGATTTCGACGACCAATCCGCCGGCGTAGTCGAGTGCGCCCAGCCGGAACAGCCAGCCGCCGGGTGCCCAGACCCAGTGTGCGACGACGGCGTAGACCGCGACGGTCCAGATCGGTACGAACGCCACCCACGCCGCGAACTTGGCCCGATCGGCGATGGCGCCGCTGATGAGTGCGGCGGTGATGATGGCGAACGTGAGCTGGAACGTCACGAACAGCAGCTCCGGCACCGAGCCGTGCAGCGTGTCCGGGGCGAGGCCCGCCAGGCCCATGTGCTCGAGCGTGCCGATCAGACCGCCTGCACCGTCACCGGTGAAAGCCAAGGTGTAGCCGAAGAGCAGCCAGGCCACCGTGACCAGCGGGATCGAGATGAAGCTCATCATGATCATGTTGAGCACGCCGGTGGTGCGGACCATGCCGCCGTAGAAGATGGCCAGCCCGGGCGTCATGAGCAGGACCAGCGCCGTGGCCGTCAGAAGCCAGGCGGTGGCGGCGGGATCGAGTTCTTGCATCAGGCGAGAATGTCGGCCGCGCGTTTCACCCACACGGCGAACGTGTTTCCGAAATGTTTCGTCAGGTGCGCCGAGTGTTGGCTCAGGCCTGGATGAAGTTCTGATAGGAGCGCGACGGTGTCGGGCCGCGCTGACCCTGGTACTTCGATCCCGCCGCGCTGCTGCCGTATGGGTGTTCGGCGGGGCTGGTGAGCCGCAGCAGGCACAGCTGGCCGATCTTCATGCCCGGCCACAACGTGATTGGCAGGTTGGCGACGTTGGACAGCTCGAGGGTGATGTGACCAGAGAAGCCTGGGTCGATGAAGCCCGCCGTCGAGTGCGTCAGCAGACCCAACCGGCCCAGCGACGACTTGCCCTCGAGTCGGCCCGCGAGGTCGTCGGGCAGCGAGCACCGCTCCAGCGTCGAGCCCAGTACGAACTCGCCGGGGTGCAGCACGAATGGCTCCCCCTCCTTAGGCTCGACCAGCGTGGTGAGGTCGTCCTGGCGCTTCGCGGGGTCGATGTGGGTGTAGCGGGTGTTGTTGAAGACCCGAAACAGGGTGTCGAGGCGGACGTCGACGCTGGAGGGCTGGATCAGGCCGTCCTGGAAGGGGTCGATCCCCAACCGCCCGGAGGCGATTTCGGCCCTGATGTCACGATCGGAGAGCAGCACCCGACGAGACTAACCGCTGGAACTACCGGCTCGACGGTGGCGCTCAGCCATTCCGAGCACCGGAATCAAAGCCGTTCTTAAGGAATACCGCTCGTTCTTGTCATATCTCTGTGCATTCACGTGCTCGGCGGGCGCCCGGTGAAATCGCGTGACAGCATCGGCCAATGGGGCGATTGGCACGGATCGGGGCCATTGCGGCTTCCGCGGTGGCAGCCACGGCGGGGTTGCAATTTATCGCAATGCCCACGTCAGGCGCAGCGCCGTGTCCCGATGCCGAGGTCGTCTTCGCCCGTGGCACCACCGAACTGCCGGGCCCCGGTCCCACCGGAGAGGCATTCGTCGACGCGCTGCGCACTCGAGTCGGTGGAAAGTCGGTGGGGGTGTACGCCGTGGACTACCCCGCCACCATGGCTTTTTCGACCGCGGTCCAGGGCATCGCTGACGCGCGGTCCCACATCCTCGCCACCGCCGCCAACTGCCCCAAAAGCAAACTGGTGCTCGGCGGGTTCTCCCAGGGCGCGGCGGTGATGGGGTTCGTCACGGCAGGCGTTGTCCCCGAAGGTGTTTCGGCCTCGGACGTGCCTGCGCCGATGCCGCCCGAGGTAGCCGACCACGTCGCTGCCGTCACGCTGTTCGGCAAGCCCTCGACCCGCTTCATGAGTGCGATCAACGATCCGGACATCGTTGTCGGACCCAGATACGAAGCCAAGGCGATCGAGTTCTGCGTTGACAACGACCTGGTGTGCGACCCCCACGGCAGGAGCCTCTCCGCGCACAACCAATACGCCGACGCCGGCCTGGTGGA from Mycolicibacterium sp. YH-1 harbors:
- a CDS encoding ammonium transporter translates to MQELDPAATAWLLTATALVLLMTPGLAIFYGGMVRTTGVLNMIMMSFISIPLVTVAWLLFGYTLAFTGDGAGGLIGTLEHMGLAGLAPDTLHGSVPELLFVTFQLTFAIITAALISGAIADRAKFAAWVAFVPIWTVAVYAVVAHWVWAPGGWLFRLGALDYAGGLVVEIVSGASALALALVLGPRIGFKTDAMRPHNLPFVLLGVGLLWFGWFGFNAGSALAANGTAAAIFLNTLVAGCLGMLGWLSVEQIRDGRPTTFGAASGVVAGLVAITPSCGTVSTLGAVIVGLAAGVVCSFAIGLKFRFGYDDSLDVVGVHFVGGVVGVLLIGLLATEVMTGGPQGLFYGGGFTQLGKQALGAVVVAAYAFGVSYLIAKAIDRVIGFRVSADDETTGVDFTQHAETAYAEGVHGHLASRRPGPFGDFGPRPSRPETAPESADEN
- the dcd gene encoding dCTP deaminase, whose amino-acid sequence is MLLSDRDIRAEIASGRLGIDPFQDGLIQPSSVDVRLDTLFRVFNNTRYTHIDPAKRQDDLTTLVEPKEGEPFVLHPGEFVLGSTLERCSLPDDLAGRLEGKSSLGRLGLLTHSTAGFIDPGFSGHITLELSNVANLPITLWPGMKIGQLCLLRLTSPAEHPYGSSAAGSKYQGQRGPTPSRSYQNFIQA
- a CDS encoding cutinase family protein, whose product is MPTSGAAPCPDAEVVFARGTTELPGPGPTGEAFVDALRTRVGGKSVGVYAVDYPATMAFSTAVQGIADARSHILATAANCPKSKLVLGGFSQGAAVMGFVTAGVVPEGVSASDVPAPMPPEVADHVAAVTLFGKPSTRFMSAINDPDIVVGPRYEAKAIEFCVDNDLVCDPHGRSLSAHNQYADAGLVDQGAAFAAQRLQAMWAADAAAEAAEAAPDASGPAPTQLQPIGPPPGPLTGPLPGPAPLPPLSALAYPS